The Pagrus major chromosome 17, Pma_NU_1.0 genome includes a region encoding these proteins:
- the kiaa1143 gene encoding uncharacterized protein KIAA1143 homolog encodes MNKNKARGVSWVKPEEPSFLKKFKSDVGYKEGPTVDTKRQEMPTLDDDSGSDREDELPQVVVLKSGDLTAEDVKKIKGELRTDKDDEAPPDGKILFKKPAKRSSSDKFQGITASSSKKKKSDRGEKKEEKEKEDEEKKEVNTGKKVKNNSLLSFGGDEEEEED; translated from the exons ATGAATAAGAATAAGGCCAGAGGCGTGTCATGGGTGAAACCAGAGGAACCGTCCTTTCTGAAGAAGTTTAAAAGTGATGTTGGTTACAAAGAAGGACCGACTGTCGATACCAAG CGCCAGGAGATGCCAACATTGGACGATGACAGCGGGAGTGATCGAGAGGATGAGTTACCTCAAGTTGTGGTCCTAAAAAGTGGAGACCTGACCGCAGAAGACGTTAAGAAGATAAAGGGTGAACTGCGTACAGATAAAG ATGATGAAGCTCCTCCTGATGGTAAAATCTTGTTCAAGAAACCAGCCAAGCGCTCCTCCTCTGACAAATTCCAGGGCATCACTGCCAGCTCcagcaaaaagaagaagagtgatagaggagagaagaaggaggagaaggagaaggaggatgaggagaagaaggaggtgAACACtggaaagaaagtaaaaaataatagcCTTCTGTCATTTGGaggggatgaggaggaagaggaggattaA
- the tmem42a gene encoding transmembrane protein 42a translates to MISGTLCALLAGFLGAAASLSAKLSLGADYVRDMCESGLSGWTPAHSQSAACDWLHLPLRLLCGGLLFACNAVMWTFFSKALRHCSSSARATVTTTASNFISSAILGRVIFGETHAALWWMGISLTLCGLLVLHGSSPQTFPQEEGKKDK, encoded by the exons ATGATCTCAGGGACTCTGTGCGCGTTATTAGCGGGGTTTCTGGGTGCcgctgcctctctgtctgccaaACTGTCTCTCGGTGCAGACTACGTGAGAGACATGTGTGAGTCCGGGCTCAGCGGCTGGACTCCAGCACACAGTCAGAGTGCAGCCTGTGACTGG CTCCACCTCCCCCTGCGGCTGCTCTGTGGAGGCCTGCTGTTTGCATGTAATGCTGTCATGTGGACCTTCTTCTCCAAGGCTCTCCGACACTGCTCCTCTTCAGCCAGGGCCACTGTCACTACCACTGCATCCAACTTCATCTCCTCA gCCATCCTTGGGAGGGTGATTTTTGGAGAGACCCATGCAGCTCTGTGGTGGATGGGCATCTCTCTTACTCTGTGTGGACTGCTCGTACTTCATGGATCCTCACCTCAGACATTTCCACAGGAGGAGGGCAAAAAAGACAAGTGA
- the zdhhc3a gene encoding palmitoyltransferase ZDHHC3-A isoform X1, with protein MKSPVHRCRDVEHNRGQGGFGAGTNCLQAEQRIPISKDVITSSSASAMWFIRDACGIMCAVITWLLVFYAEFVVLFVMLLPSKNLTYSIVNGTLFNFLAFLALASHLRAMCTDPGAVPKGNATKEYIESLQLKPGQVVYKCPKCCSIKPDRAHHCSVCKRCIRKMDHHCPWVNNCVGENNQKYFVLFTMYIALISLHSLVMVVFHFLNCFEDDWTKCSSFSPPATVILLILLCFEGLLFLIFTSVMFGTQVHSICTDETGIERLKGETGKWGKVPCREAMQVAFGGPLSLSWCSPFSGLSCKKSPPEHINIPQGEIIEEDVIEIPLE; from the exons ATGAAGAGCCCAGTGCACAGATGCAGGGATGTGGAGCACAATCGTGGGCAGGGCGGGTTCGGGGCAGGAACCAACTGTCTACAGGCCGAACAGCGCATCCCTATCTCCAAAGACGTCATCacttcttcctctgcctccGCCATGTGGTTCATCAGGGACGCCTGTGGCATCATGTGCGCCGTCATCACCTGGCTGCTGGTGTTTTATGCagagtttgtggtgctgtttgTGATGCTGCTGCCCTCCAAGAATCTGACATACAGCATTGTGAATGGAACCCTGTTCAACTTTCTGGCCTTTCTTGCCCTCGCCTCACACCTCAGGGCCATGTGCACCGACCCC GGGGCGGTGCCAAAAGGGAATGCTACAAAGGAATACATAGAAAGCCTTCAACTGAAACCAGGGCAGGTGGTCTACAAATGTCCCAAGTGCTGCAGCATCAAGCCTGACCGGGCACACCACTGCAG TGTTTGCAAACGCTGCATACGGAAAATGGACCACCACTGCCCCTGGGTTAATAACTGTGTTGGGGAGAACAACCAAAAGTACTTTGTGCTTTTCACA aTGTACATTGCACTCATCTCTCTCCACTCTCTGGTCATGGTGGTCTTCCATTTCCTTAACTGCTTTGAAGATGATTGGACAa AGTGCAGTTCCTTTTCTCCTCCAGCAACAGTCATCCTCCTTATACTCCTGTGCTTTGAgggtctcctcttcctcatcttcaccTCTGTGATGTTCGGCACCCAAGTCCACTCCATCTGTACCGACGAGACA GGAATCGAGCGTCTGAAGGGGGAGACAGGGAAGTGGGGAAAGGTGCCGTGTCGGGAGGCCATGCAGGTGGCGTTTGGCGGCCCGTTATCTCTGTCCTGGTGCAGCCCCTTCTCAGGGCTGAGCTGCAAGAAGAGCCCGCCAGAGCACATCAACATCCCACAGGGGGAGATCATCGAGGAGGATGTCATAGAGATACCCCTTGAGTAA
- the zdhhc3a gene encoding palmitoyltransferase ZDHHC3-A isoform X2 has protein sequence MKSPVHRCRDVEHNRGQGGFGAGTNCLQAEQRIPISKDVITSSSASAMWFIRDACGIMCAVITWLLVFYAEFVVLFVMLLPSKNLTYSIVNGTLFNFLAFLALASHLRAMCTDPGAVPKGNATKEYIESLQLKPGQVVYKCPKCCSIKPDRAHHCSVCKRCIRKMDHHCPWVNNCVGENNQKYFVLFTMYIALISLHSLVMVVFHFLNCFEDDWTRNRASEGGDREVGKGAVSGGHAGGVWRPVISVLVQPLLRAELQEEPARAHQHPTGGDHRGGCHRDTP, from the exons ATGAAGAGCCCAGTGCACAGATGCAGGGATGTGGAGCACAATCGTGGGCAGGGCGGGTTCGGGGCAGGAACCAACTGTCTACAGGCCGAACAGCGCATCCCTATCTCCAAAGACGTCATCacttcttcctctgcctccGCCATGTGGTTCATCAGGGACGCCTGTGGCATCATGTGCGCCGTCATCACCTGGCTGCTGGTGTTTTATGCagagtttgtggtgctgtttgTGATGCTGCTGCCCTCCAAGAATCTGACATACAGCATTGTGAATGGAACCCTGTTCAACTTTCTGGCCTTTCTTGCCCTCGCCTCACACCTCAGGGCCATGTGCACCGACCCC GGGGCGGTGCCAAAAGGGAATGCTACAAAGGAATACATAGAAAGCCTTCAACTGAAACCAGGGCAGGTGGTCTACAAATGTCCCAAGTGCTGCAGCATCAAGCCTGACCGGGCACACCACTGCAG TGTTTGCAAACGCTGCATACGGAAAATGGACCACCACTGCCCCTGGGTTAATAACTGTGTTGGGGAGAACAACCAAAAGTACTTTGTGCTTTTCACA aTGTACATTGCACTCATCTCTCTCCACTCTCTGGTCATGGTGGTCTTCCATTTCCTTAACTGCTTTGAAGATGATTGGACAa GGAATCGAGCGTCTGAAGGGGGAGACAGGGAAGTGGGGAAAGGTGCCGTGTCGGGAGGCCATGCAGGTGGCGTTTGGCGGCCCGTTATCTCTGTCCTGGTGCAGCCCCTTCTCAGGGCTGAGCTGCAAGAAGAGCCCGCCAGAGCACATCAACATCCCACAGGGGGAGATCATCGAGGAGGATGTCATAGAGATACCCCTTGA
- the zdhhc3a gene encoding palmitoyltransferase ZDHHC3-A isoform X3 — protein sequence MKSPVHRCRDVEHNRGQGGFGAGTNCLQAEQRIPISKDVITSSSASAMWFIRDACGIMCAVITWLLVFYAEFVVLFVMLLPSKNLTYSIVNGTLFNFLAFLALASHLRAMCTDPGAVPKGNATKEYIESLQLKPGQVVYKCPKCCSIKPDRAHHCSVCKRCIRKMDHHCPWVNNCVGENNQKYFVLFTMYIALISLHSLVMVVFHFLNCFEDDWTKCSSFSPPATVILLILLCFEGLLFLIFTSVMFGTQVHSICTDETGIEQLKKEERRWAKKTKWMNMRAVFGHPFSLLWFSPFSTPDHGKAETYQYVV from the exons ATGAAGAGCCCAGTGCACAGATGCAGGGATGTGGAGCACAATCGTGGGCAGGGCGGGTTCGGGGCAGGAACCAACTGTCTACAGGCCGAACAGCGCATCCCTATCTCCAAAGACGTCATCacttcttcctctgcctccGCCATGTGGTTCATCAGGGACGCCTGTGGCATCATGTGCGCCGTCATCACCTGGCTGCTGGTGTTTTATGCagagtttgtggtgctgtttgTGATGCTGCTGCCCTCCAAGAATCTGACATACAGCATTGTGAATGGAACCCTGTTCAACTTTCTGGCCTTTCTTGCCCTCGCCTCACACCTCAGGGCCATGTGCACCGACCCC GGGGCGGTGCCAAAAGGGAATGCTACAAAGGAATACATAGAAAGCCTTCAACTGAAACCAGGGCAGGTGGTCTACAAATGTCCCAAGTGCTGCAGCATCAAGCCTGACCGGGCACACCACTGCAG TGTTTGCAAACGCTGCATACGGAAAATGGACCACCACTGCCCCTGGGTTAATAACTGTGTTGGGGAGAACAACCAAAAGTACTTTGTGCTTTTCACA aTGTACATTGCACTCATCTCTCTCCACTCTCTGGTCATGGTGGTCTTCCATTTCCTTAACTGCTTTGAAGATGATTGGACAa AGTGCAGTTCCTTTTCTCCTCCAGCAACAGTCATCCTCCTTATACTCCTGTGCTTTGAgggtctcctcttcctcatcttcaccTCTGTGATGTTCGGCACCCAAGTCCACTCCATCTGTACCGACGAGACA GGCATAGAGCAGttgaaaaaggaagagagaagatGGGCTAAAAAAACTAAGTGGATGAACATGAGGGCGGTATTTGGACACCCTTTCTCCTTATTGTGGTTTAGTCCCTTCTCCACCCCTGACCATGGGAAGGCTGAGACCTACCAATATGTGGTGTAG
- the LOC141012029 gene encoding uncharacterized protein, giving the protein MERHVTILLEGDTPTMYQCTNSGLFHCPFCKYAAATKLDYHIKDHSSVKYREFTIIKCGLSCRTSTHFHCCYCAETIINRSQFLRHLEKHQEEKHNEQTKAPTQHSAAPVQNPVSSSQNPRAPTQHSATPAQNPQDPTQHPAAPAQNPQDPTQHPAAPAQNPQDPTQHPAAPAQNPQDPTQHPAAPAQNPQDPTQHPAAPVQKQAAPAQNPVAPADITKTYRYTKHKKVTCPHCKVSLNKKIFKAHCKRKHTHHFQTVSKDRFLACQCVDVKHGVFAVERSFFGPATPIHVIKNTWGPTQKIMCEVNQCRLNGDFAVRSGMLPYECQHLQSLLYCPRADGQTVTLTAEALDTMIANKWFGVERKASLLHRQQNAVAEGVPLSVHLTVGGPPSKFHISVYEPKITYSSKMGRVIVSYDTKQNNWHCPCSRPRQSCIHKAVAKWHLFTTKRELFRKVKSTETEMPNPTQSTTDKNVRESKEDSYPPDDRSIARMLNYLLTNKKLPADLPQDLIEMSREGRTKDSFPKHLIPKEAKCVECEYTLCEQLITSKGKILTSTGVVEGISTYMKSCLNCGMIYRYQEWKDGLHNFDDHIILSLHLCLMVRNALQTHTAISKVIEIIETTEKVSFPNKERVLQAYLHFEALTNHDYTYSCVSCGYNPAVVVMDLHKKGVFNMPVSEIQSPPDGYDGHVDINNFWNAVATEMISRGFIPCGRKNPFVVPPSYHHWAPWIGPHTRGSNSVLNTEFEKMQSPKVANDGDDEKIDAERLTDELVNLKVQEVRALCKQCGLDDKGSKVDLVMRLSDKMSSRVTYNKVFEKVWGASGGWAVITCPCGVVYSLKFNLRAESPRDFLDLLLSWKHFPNVSVYDYARGLALHANRRQPGLFAPFQGRLLNPTPENIKQASEGKVHVSMPWLKNCKVPADKDGHPLTGSSQHFALNDVFHQGNSKDQTEVLRKLELVPELAGLINSQCAEQLFSGMRKNNYFLNMTTPSTHIFLQRNILHHYNMAKNQKVTDQYSKILPSDVAMQCDNHGRVVACSPLAGMPTGSAGNSNEQEESHELIDDSEQRRHGDITSLHKLSAHRACWGQELQDTQEELLSHALDETKSPAQHLAMVNNIILSRADFWSLGLDRDIDGMILNCCLKVIEKRVQHVFAGDSYVIATFPSSSVNPMDHLPDNAASLQWILLPVFVPGHWMLCTHCTKPFSWPLEDAWCE; this is encoded by the exons ATGGAG AGACATGTCACTATACTGCTGGAAGGTGATACACCAACCATGTATCAGTGCACCAACAGTGGGCTATTCCACTGCCCTTTTTGCAAGTATGCGGCTGCAACAAAACTGGACTACCATATCAAAGATCATTCGTCAGTGAAGTACAGAG AATTCACAATCATCAAGTGTGGCTTAAGTTGTCGCACTTCAACACATTTCCATTGCTGCTATTGTGCAGAAACAATTATCAATAGATCTCAGTTTTTAAGACACCTAGAAAAACACCAGGAGGAGAAGCATAACGAACAAACAAAGGCCCccactcagcactcagcagccCCTGTACAGAACCCAGTGTCCTCAAGTCAGAACCCACGGGCCCCCACTCAGCACTCAGCAACCCCCGCACAGAACCCACAGGACCCCACTCAGCACCCAGCTGCCCCTGCACAGAACCCACAGGACCCCACTCAGCACCCAGCTGCCCCTGCACAGAACCCACAGGACCCCACTCAGCACCCAGCTGCCCCTGCACAGAACCCACAGGACCCCACTCAGCACCCAGCTGCCCCTGCACAGAACCCACAGGACCCCACTCAGCACCCAGCTGCCCCTGTACAGAAGCAAGCAGCACCTGCACAGAACCCAGTGGCCCCTGCAGACATCACTAAAACATATagatacacaaaacacaagaaagttACTTGTCCCCACTGCAAAGTGAGTTTGAACAAAAAAATTTTTAAAGCACACTGCAAGCGAAAACATACACATCACTTTCAGACAGTGTCAAAGGACAGGTTTTTGGCCTGTCAGTGTGTCGATGTTAAACATGGGGTGTTTGCAGTTGAGAGATCTTTTTTTGGTCCAGCAACACCAATACACGTCATAAAGAATACTTGGGGTCCAACACAGAAAATCATGTGTGAGGTCAACCAGTGCCGTCTGAATGGTGACTTTGCAGTGAGGAGCGGGATGTTGCCTTACGAGTGCCAACATTTACAATCGTTATTATATTGCCCACGTGCTGACGGTCAGACTGTGACTCTTACAGCTGAGGCCTTGGACACAATGATAGCCAATAAATGGTTTGGTGTGGAGCGTAAGGCTAGTCTCTTGCATCGTCAACAAAATGCCGTTGCAGAGGGCGTGCCGCTGTCTGTGCATCTGACTGTGGGCGGTCCCCCGTCCAAGTTTCATATATCTGTTTATGAACCTAAGATAACCTATTCCAGTAAGATGGGAAGAGTGATTGTGTCGTAtgacacaaaacagaacaattgGCATTGTCCCTGCTCTAGGCCAAGACAGTCATGTATCCACAAAGCTGTGGCTAAATGGCATCTCTTTACTACAAAGAGGGAACTATTTCGGAAGGTGAagagcacagagacagagatgccCAATCCCACTCAGTCCACCACAGACAAAAATGTAAGGGAGTCTAAAGAGGACAGTTATCCACCAGATGACAGAAGCATTGCAAGGATGCTGAATTACCTCCTCACGAATAAAAAGCTCCCAGCAGATCTACCACAAGACCTTATAGAAATGTCAAGAGAGGGAAGAACAAAGGACAGCTTTCCAAAGCACCTTATCCCTAAAGAAGCAAAATGTGTAGAATGTGAATACACACTTTGTGAGCAACTAATAACATCTAAAGGCAAGATCCTGACCAGCACAGGTGTAGTTGAAG GGATATCAACATACATGAAGTCATGCCTGAACTGTGGCATGATCTACAGATATCAGGAGTGGAAGGATGGTCTCCACAATTTTGATGACCACATAATCCTGTCTCTGCACTTGTGCCTGATGGTTAGGAATGCATTACAG ACACATACAGCTATCAGTAAGGTCATTGAAATTATAGAGACGACAGAGAAGGTGTCGTTTCCAAACAAGGAGAGGGTTCTTCAAGCGTACCTTCATTTTGAGGCCCTTACCAACCATGACTACACCTACAGTTGTGTGTCATGTGGATACAACCCAGCGGTTGTTGTGATGGATCTGCACAAGAAAGGCGTTTTCAATATGCCAG TGAGTGAAATCCAAAGCCCACCTGATGGTTATGATGGTCATGTGGACATTAACAATTTCTGGAACGCTGTGGCCACAGAAATGATCAGTCGTGGTTTTATTCCAT GTGGTCGGAAGAACCCTTTTGTTGTGCCCCCAAGTTACCATCACTGGGCGCCATGGATTGGCCCACACACCCGTGGGTCAAATTCAGTCTTAAACACTGAATTTGAAAAAATGCAAAGCCCCAAAGTGGCaaatgatggagatgatgagAAAATTGATGCAGAGCGGCTCACGGATGAGCTTGTGAACTTGAAG GTACAGGAGGTCAGGGCACTGTGCAAACAGTGTGGTCTGGATGACAAAGGGTCCAAAGTGGATCTTGTCATGAGACTGTCTGACAAAATGTCTAGTAGAGTCACCTACAATAAGGTGTTTGAGAAGGTGTGGGGTGCCTCTG GTGGTTGGGCTGTAATCACCTGTCCATGTGGGGTTGTGTATTCACTCAAATTCAACCTTAGAGCAGAGAGTCCACGTGATTTTCTGGATCTCTTGCTATCCTGGAAACACTTTCCCAATGTATCAGTGTATGATTATGCCAGGGGGCTGGCACTGCATGCCAACCGCAGGCAGCCGGGACTCTTTGCCCCCTTTCAAGGAAGGTTACTGAATCCAACCCCAGAGAACATTAAGCAGGCCTCAGAGGGCAAGGTTCATGTCAGCATGCCTTGGCTCAAAAATTGTAAGGTGCCAGCTGACAAGGATGGTCACCCTCTCACTGGGTCCTCACAGCATTTTGCTTTGAATGACGTGTTCCACCAGGGCAACAGCAAAGACCAGACAGAGGTTCTGAGAAAGCTGGAGCTTGTACCTGAGCTTGCTGGTCTCATCAACAGCCAGTGTGCTGAGCAGCTGTTTTCGGGGATGAGAAAGAACAATTACTTTCTGAATATGACTACCCCCTCAACACACATATTTCTACAGAGAAATATACTCCACCATTACAACATGGCTAAGAACCAAAAGGTTACAGACCAATATAGCAAGATTCTTCCTTCAGATGTTGCAATGCAGTGTGACAACCATGGAAGGGTAGTCG CTTGCTCCCCATTAGCTGGAATGCCAACAGGATCAGCTGGCAACAGTAATGAACAAGAAGAGTCTCATGAGT TAATTGATGACAGTGAGCAGAGACGTCATGGAGACATCACCAGTCTCCATAAGCTGTCAGCACACAGAGCATGCTGGGGACAGGAACTCCAAGACACCCAGGAAGAACTT ctgTCACATGCCTTGGATGAGACAAAAAGTCCTGCACAGCACCTTGCAATGGTGAACAACATCATCCTCAGTCGCGCTGACTTCTGGAGTCTGGGTTTGGATCGGGACATTGACGGGATG ATCCTGAACTGCTGTCTAAAAGTCATTGAGAAG AGAGTACAGCATGTGTTTGCTGGAGACAGCTATGTTATAGCTACGTTTCCATCATCATCTGTGAACCCAATGGATCACCTGCCA GACAATGCAGCCAGTCTCCAGTGGATTCTGCTCCCAGTATTTGTACCTGGACACTGGATGCTCTGT ACACATTGCACAAAGCCTTTCTCCTGGCCCCTGGAGGATGCTTGGTGTGAATGA